In Macaca fascicularis isolate 582-1 chromosome X, T2T-MFA8v1.1, one DNA window encodes the following:
- the ZNF81 gene encoding zinc finger protein 81 isoform X1 encodes MPANEDAPQPGEHGSACEVSVSFEDVTVDFSREEWQQLDSTQRRLYQDVMLENYSHLLSVGFEVPKPEVIFKLEQGEGPWTLEGEAPHQSCSDGKFGIKPSQKRISGKSTLHSEMEGEDTRDDSLYSILEELWQDAEQIKRCQEKQNKLLSHTSFLNKKILNTEWNYEYKDIGKFVHPSPNLILSQKRPHKRDSFGKSFKHNLDLHIHNKSNAAKNLDKTIGHGQVFTQSSSYNHHENTHTGVKFCERNQCGKVLSLKRSLSQNVKFPIGEKANTCTEFEKIFTQRSDFFAPQKIHTVEKPHELSKCVNVFTQKPLLSIYLRVHRDEKLYICTKCGKAFIQNSELIMHEKTHTREKPYKCNECGKSFFQVSSLLRHQTTHTGEKLFECGECGKGFSLNSALNIHQKIHTGERHHKCSECGKAFTQKSTLRMHQRIHTGERSYICTQCGQAFIQKAHLIAHQRIHTGEKPYECSDCGKSFPSKSQLQMHKRIHTGEKPYICTECGKAFTNRSNLNTHQKSHTGEKSYICAECGKAFTDRSNFNKHQTIHTGEKPYVCADCGRAFIQKSELITHQRIHTTEKPYKCPDCEKSFSKKPHLKVHQRIHTGEKPYICAECGKAFTDRSNFNKHQTIHTGDKPYKCSDCGKGFTQKSVLSMHRNIHT; translated from the exons GGTTTGAAGTTCCCAAACCAGAGGTCATCTTCAAGTTGGAGCAAGGAGAGGGGCCATGGACTTTGGAAGGGGAAGCCCCACATCAGAGCTGTTCAG atGGGAAATTTGGAATTAAGCCTTCCCAGAAAAGAATTTCTGGAAAATCTACACTTCATAGTGAAATGGAGGGTGAAGATACAAGAGATGATTCATTATACTCCATTTTAGAAGAATTGTGGCAAGATGCTGAACAGATAAAGAGAtgtcaggaaaaacaaaacaaacttctgAGTCACACCTCTTTCCtcaataagaaaatattgaatACAGAGTGGAATTATGAATATAAAGACATTGGAAAATTTGTTCATCCAAGCCCAAACCTCATTCTTTCACAGAAAAGACCCCATAAACGTGATTCATTTGGGAAGAGTTTTAAGCATAATTTAGACTTACATATTCATAATAAAAGCAATGCAGCAAAGAACCTGGATAAAACTATTGGGCATGGTCAGGTTTTCACCCAGAGCTCTTCTTATAATCACCACGAAAATACACATACAGGAGTGAAGTTCTGTGAACGTAATCAATGTGGAAAAGTCCTCAGCCTCAAACGCTCACTCAGTCAAAATGTGAAATTTCCCATTGGAGAGAAAGCAAACACATGTACTGAATTTGAGAAGATCTTCACCCAGAGGTCAGACTTCTTTGCTCCTCAGAAAATTCATACTGTGGAAAAACCTCATGAGCTTAGCAAATGTGTAAATGTTTTTACACAGAAGCCACTACTCAGTATATATCTGAGAGTTCATAGAGATGAAAAACTCTACATATGTACTaaatgtgggaaggccttcatCCAGAATTCAGAATTAATTATGCATGAGAAAACTCATACtagagagaaaccctataaatgcaatgaatgtgggaaatCATTTTTCCAGGTGTCATCTCTACTCAGGCATCAGACaactcatactggagaaaaactcTTTGAATGCGGTGAATGTGGTAAAGGCTTCTCCCTGAACTCAGCCCTCAATATACATCAgaaaattcacactggagagagacATCACAAATGCAGtgagtgtgggaaagcctttacCCAAAAATCAACACTCAGGAtgcatcagagaattcatacagGAGAGAGGTCCTATATCTGTACTCAATGTGGGCAGGCCTTCATCCAGAAGGCACACTTGATTGCAcatcaaagaattcatactggagagaagccttatgAATGCAGTGACTGTGGGAAATCTTTCCCTTCTAAGTCACAACTCCAGATGCATAAGCGAattcacacaggagagaaaccctatatATGCACTGAATGTGGGAAGGCTTTCACCAACAGGTCAAATCTCAATACTCACCAGAAGTCTCATACTGGAGAAAAGTCTTATATATGTGCtgaatgtgggaaggccttcacCGACAGGTCAAATTTCAATAAACACCAGAccattcacactggagagaaaccctatgttTGTGCTGATTGTGGGAGGGCCTTCATCCAGAAGTCAGAGCTGATTacacatcagagaattcatactaCAGAGAAGCCTTATAAATGTCCTGACTGTGAGAAATCCTTCTCCAAGAAACCACATCTCAAAGTACACCAACGAATTCACACAGGGGAGAAACCatatatatgtgcagaatgtgggaaagccttcactGATAGGTCAAATTTCAATAAGCATCAGACAATTCATACTGGAGATAAACCGTATAAATGCAGTGACTGTGGAAAGGGCTTCACCCAGAAATCAGTTCTCAGTATGCATCGCAATATTCATACATGA